The proteins below are encoded in one region of Gopherus flavomarginatus isolate rGopFla2 chromosome 12, rGopFla2.mat.asm, whole genome shotgun sequence:
- the LOC127032503 gene encoding olfactory receptor 10A7-like → MKTSQETVGRNSTTITGFILLGFSDIPSLQHLFFSVFLVTYIGTLAGNFLIIVLTLADPALHTPKYFFLRNLSLLEMCYTSVNVPKTLGNLFSGDKAISFIGCAMKTYFSFFLGGSNSFLLVSMAYDRYVAICKPLHYPVVMNRKVSTGLAAGSWLSGLLTSFGHTSMIFTLPFYRSHEINHFFCDIPPVLKLACGDTSHSEMVVFIMAFFFVIFPFMLILMSYVCIISTILRMPSGEGRRKSFSTCSSHLIVVTLFYGSACIMYLKPNSSYSPNTDKFLSLFYTVITPMLNPIINSLRNKEVKAAFWRMVRKRRFH, encoded by the coding sequence ATGAAAACTAGCCAAGAAACAGTGGGAAGAAACAGCACGACAATCACTGGATTCATTCTCCTCGGTTTTTCTGACATTCCCAGCCTGCAGCATTTATTTTTTTCGGTGTTTCTGGTCACCTACATAGGCACCTTGGCTGGAAACTTTCTAATCATTGTCCTCACATTGGCTGACCCAGCCCTTCATACCCCCAAGTACTTCTTCCTCAGGAACCTGTCCCTCTTGGAGATGTGCTACACATCAGTCAATGTCCCCAAGACGCTTGGAAATCTGTTCTCTGGGGATAAAGCCATCTCTTTCATTGGCTGTGCTATGAAAACctatttctcttttttccttggTGGGTCAAACAGTTTTCTCTTAGTGTCCATGGCCTACGATCGCTATGTTGCAATATGCAAGCCTCTGCATTACCCCGTGGTTATGAACAGGAAGGTGTCCACTGGACTGGCTGCTGGATCCTGGCTCAGTGGTCTCCTCACGTCCTTCGGTCACACCAGCATGATATTCACCCTACCCTTCTACAGATCCCATGAGATTAATCATTTTTTCTGTGACATCCCTCCAGTGCTGAAACTGGCGTGTGGAGACACCTCTCACAGTGAAATGGTTGTCTTCATCATGGCTTTTTTCTTTGTCATCTTCCCCTTCATGCTGATCCTCATGTCCTACGTCtgcatcatctccaccatcctgaggaTGCCATCGGGAGAGGGCAGGAGGAAgtccttctccacctgctcctcacacCTCATAGTGGTGACACTGTTCTATGGCTCCGCTTGCATTATGTATCTGAAGCCCAATTCCTCCTACTCACCCAACACAGACAAGTTTCTCTCTCTGTTCTACACGGTCATCACACccatgctaaaccccatcatcaacagcctgaggaacaaggaggtgaaggCAGCATTCTGGAGAATGGTGCGGAAAAGAAGATTCCATTGA